A stretch of Brassica napus cultivar Da-Ae unplaced genomic scaffold, Da-Ae ScsIHWf_806;HRSCAF=1155, whole genome shotgun sequence DNA encodes these proteins:
- the LOC106382875 gene encoding protein MIZU-KUSSEI 1, with product MSFITSPHCRRLAATTTTAGVDCHKQVRSWRLLRTIVQLLIPSCYCTLVDPNDNQEDKSYRQIKPRTSSATTNSSSFTGTIFGFRRGKVNFCIQATNDSKTLNPIIVLLELTVPTEVLAREMRGGVLRIALESNDEDGYDSHQDYSSFSLLTTPLWNMYCNGRKVGFAIKREPSKTELDALKVLTPVTEGAGVVNGEEINREKSDHMMYLRASFKRVFGSFDSESFHVIDPSGVIGQELSIYFFRSSRK from the coding sequence atgtcctTCATCACAAGCCCTCACTGCCGCCGCCTCGCGGCAACCACCACAACCGCAGGCGTAGACTGCCATAAACAAGTCCGTTCATGGCGGCTCCTTCGCACCATCGTCCAACTTCTCATCCCATCATGCTACTGCACACTCGTAGATCCAAATGATAATCAAGAAGACAAATCTTATCGCCAAATAAAACCAAGAACCTCTTCCGCTACCACAAACTCCTCATCTTTCACCGGAACAATCTTTGGTTTCCGTCGTGGCAAAGTAAACTTCTGCATCCAAGCAACAAACGactccaaaaccctaaatccaataATTGTCCTCTTAGAACTCACCGTCCCTACCGAGGTATTAGCCCGCGAAATGCGAGGTGGCGTGCTAAGAATCGCTCTTGAATCAAACGATGAGGATGGGTATGATTCACATCAAGATTATTCTTCTTTTTCACTTCTTACAACACCTTTATGGAACATGTATTGCAACGGTCGGAAAGTTGGGTTTGCTATCAAACGAGAGCCTTCAAAAACCGAGCTAGACGCGTTGAAGGTACTTACTCCGGTGACTGAAGGAGCCGGAGTCGTTAACGGTGAAGAGATCAACCGAGAGAAGAGTGATCATATGATGTACTTAAGAGCGAGTTTCAAACGAGTTTTTGGATCCTTTGATTCGGAATCTTTTCATGTCATCGACCCAAGCGGAGTTATCGGACAAGAACTAAGCATCTACTTTTTCAGATCGTCAAGAAAATGA
- the LOC106379053 gene encoding agamous-like MADS-box protein AGL75 — protein MRASSSSSSNSLAATSLSNRLKTIFKKASELSILCQVAVSVIYYGPNGDLKTWPKEKEVVKDMALRYKVATKRKKSSNLRDFLEGKLENDKNLKKNKKKTKREFENVKYPDCYPVLDHYSPDQLHELVLSLQGTLSTMEERIRVLEAKKQRNTNLVHQTVQPSNPSKCSLYLYNHDDATLSQLPLSASHSNQLINYQNHLRMQQQRLYDPCVSTTQGHPALLSVQESRLKNQLMQQQEAYGSHHNVRMMNNTTNSKVLGHPCPLKTIPKEFSFDLQKNPNDDMVGRPKYSQDFPNLFLAYADIPQLQTSSLPSIHQTIPNINLIPDNSRCP, from the coding sequence ATgcgagcttcttcttcgtcgtcttctAACTCACTTGCTGCAACCAGTTTGAGCAATAGACTAAAGACAATCTTCAAGAAGGCTTCCGAGCTTTCTATCCTGTGTCAAGTTGCGGTTAGCGTCATCTACTACGGACCAAACGGCGATTTGAAGACATGGCCTAAGGAGAAAGAGGTAGTGAAAGACATGGCCTTAAGGTATAAGGTGGCCACCAAACGCAAGAAGAGCTCTAATCTTCGTGATTTCTTGGAGGGCAAGTTAGAGAACGATAAGAActtgaagaagaataagaagaagacgaagagagaGTTTGAGAACGTCAAGTATCCAGATTGCTATCCAGTTCTTGATCATTACTCTCCCGACCAACTCCATGAACTTGTTCTGTCCTTACAAGGGACTCTCTCTACTATGGAGGAAAGGATTCGTGTTCTAGAGGCAAAGAAACAGAGGAACACAAACTTGGTTCATCAGACAGTGCAACCCTCAAACCCTAGCAAGTGCTCTCTGTATCTGTATAACCATGACGATGCTACTCTCTCACAGCTCCCACTCTCTGCATCACATTCCAACCAACTTATCAATTACCAAAATCACTTGAGGATGCAGCAGCAGAGGCTTTATGATCCTTGCGTATCTACCACGCAAGGTCACCCAGCTTTACTTTCAGTACAAGAATCTAGGTTGAAGAATCAGTTGATGCAGCAGCAGGAGGCTTATGGTTCTCATCATAACGTGCGTATGATGAATAACACCACCAACAGCAAGGTTCTAGGACATCCTTGTCCCTTAAAAACAATTCCAAAGGAGTTTTCTTTTGATCTCCAGAAGAACCCTAATGATGATATGGTCGGTAGACCTAAGTACTCTCAAGATTTTCCAAATTTGTTTTTAGCCTATGCTGATATCCCTCAGCTTCAGACATCTTCTCTACCATCTATACACCAAACCATTCCTAACATTAACCTTATTCCTGACAACTCAAGATGTCCCTGA
- the LOC106380168 gene encoding transcription factor bHLH99-like, with protein sequence MMFQQEYPYDFSLMKTSSIYEVLDYSIAEQHSHPTENLSSLQAQGGFSQEPPRKKRKRRRTRSEQKIEEKENQRMNHIAVERNRRRQMNHFLSILKAMMPLFYSRRSDQASIIEGTINYLKKQEQLLQSFEAQLKPTKPNQSINILSNFFNFPQYSTATACASSRHHHNGLAVVANVEVTMVEMHANIKVLTKTRRRLLFKMINEFDSLGLTIFHPVAEPVCYEGCQLTHVNFCKTKNLLVFSKKNLVNLVY encoded by the exons ATGATGTTTCAACAAGAGTATCCATATGACTTCTCACTCATGAAAACATCATCAATCTACGAAGTCTTGGATTACTCCATAGCAGAACAACATTCTCATCCAACGGAAAATCTATCTTCTCTACAAGCACAAGGTGGTTTTAGTCAAGAACCGCCGCGGAAGAaaaggaagaggaggagaacGAGAAGTGAACAAAAgatagaagagaaagagaaccaAAGGATGAATCACATCGCCGTCGAGCGTAACCGGAGAAGGCAGATGAATCATTTTCTCTCCATTCTCAAAGCTATGATGCCTCTCTTTTATTCTCGGCGT AGTGACCAAGCATCAATCATAGAAGGGACTATAAACTATCTAAAGAAGCAAGAACAACTTCTTCAATCATTCGAGGCCCAATTAAAACCCACGAAACCTAATCAATCGATAAACATATTATCCAACTTCTTCAACTTCCCTCAATACTCCACCGCCACCGCTTGCGCCTCGAGCCGCCACCACCACAACGGACTTGCGGTGGTGGCTAACGTGGAAGTTACTATGGTCGAAATGCATGCTAACATTAAGGTGTTAACAAAGACTCGCCGAAGATTGTTGTTCAAGATGATCAATGAGTTTGACTCCTTAGGTTTAACTATATTTCATCCAGTGGCGGAGCCAGTGTGCTATGAGGGGTGTCAATTGACCCATGTCAATTTttgcaaaaccaaaaatttacttgtattttcaaagaaaaatctGGTGAATTTAGTCTATTGA
- the LOC125605824 gene encoding homeobox-leucine zipper protein ATHB-5-like, translating to MKRSRGSSDSLSGFLPICHSTADKQLSPRPTATGFLYPGGAGDYSQMFDGLEEDGSLEDIGVGHASSTAAAEKKRRLSVVQVKALEKNFEIDNKLEPERKVKLAQELGLQPRQVAIWFQNRRARWKTKQLERDYGVLKSNFDSLKRSRDSLQRDNDSLLAEIKELRAKLDVEGTCGNNGNAVTEETGVVKPVETVAFQTVIANNEVLELSQCPPLPGEAPASELAYEMFSIFPRTESFREDPADSSDSSAVLNEEYSPTAAAATAVEMSTMGCFGQFVKMEEHEDLFSGEEACKLFADNEQWFCSGQWSS from the exons ATGAAGAGATCACGAGGAAGCTCGGATTCTTTATCCGGTTTCTTACCAATTTGCCACTCTACAGCAG ACAAACAACTAAGTCCACGACCAACAGCCACCGGCTTTCTCTACCCCGGCGGCGCCGGAGACTACTCCCAGATGTTCGACGGTCTAGAAGAAGACGGAAGTCTAGAGGACATCGGCGTTGGACACGCGTCGTCTACGGCAGCAGCGGAGAAAAAACGGCGGTTGAGTGTAGTGCAAGTGAAAGCGTTAGAAAAGAATTTCGAGATTGATAACAAGTTAGAGCCCGAGAGGAAAGTGAAGCTGGCTCAAGAGCTTGGGCTGCAACCTCGACAAGTGGCGATCTGGTTTCAGAACCGCCGTGCTCGGTGGAAGACAAAGCAGCTCGAACGTGATTACGGCGTTCTTAAGTCAAACTTTGATTCACTCAAACGCAGCCGCGACTCGCTTCAACGTGATAACGATTCTCTTCTTGCAGAG ATTAAAGAGCTGAGAGCAAAACTTGACGTGGAAGGGACATGCGGAAACAATGGTAACGCGGTGACAGAAGAAACCGGCGTTGTAAAACCGGTGGAAACGGTGGCGTTTCAGACGGTGATTGCTAATAACGAAGTCTTAGAGCTAAGCCAGTGTCCTCCACTGCCTGGGGAAGCTCCGGCATCGGAGCTCGCATACGAGATGTTTAGCATTTTCCCACGTACGGAAAGCTTCAGAGAAGATCCAGCCGACAGTAGCGACTCAAGCGCTGTTTTGAACGAAGAATATAGTCCCACGGCGGCGGCGGCGACAGCGGTTGAGATGTCGACGATGGGATGTTTTGGGCAGTTTGTGAAAATGGAAGAGCATGAAGATCTTTTTAGTGGAGAGGAAGCTTGCAAGTTGTTTGCGGATAATGAGCAGTGGTTTTGCTCTGGTCAGTGGAGTTCCTAA
- the LOC106380169 gene encoding uncharacterized protein LOC106380169, with protein MDCIKHKHQGHRGVCASCLRERLYLLPDTTSYYTINLSSNSSTTTVSSPPVKEYHRRSGSMTMSFAVREAFSGKLMEALGGGLKKSRSMAHVPKGSFIVSDSVKKRTTTTEKLKSTKAKVSGFWRKLFHLKGRGGGADVGGLVASRQRV; from the coding sequence ATGGACTGCATAAAACACAAGCACCAAGGTCACAGAGGAGTATGCGCATCTTGCTTAAGAGAAAGACTCTACTTACTACCCGACACGACGTCGTACTACACCATAAACCTATCTAGTaactcctccaccaccaccgttTCGTCTCCTCCGGTTAAGGAATACCACCGACGGTCCGGTTCGATGACGATGTCGTTCGCTGTGAGGGAAGCGTTTAGTGGTAAGCTGATGGAGGCTTTGGGTGGAGGGCTGAAGAAAAGCAGATCCATGGCTCATGTTCCCAAAGGTTCTTTTATCGTTAGTGATTCGGTGAAGAAGAggacgacgacgacggagaaGTTGAAATCCACGAAGGCTAAGGTGAGTGGCTTTTGGAGGAAGCTGTTTCATCTGAAAGGGAGAGGCGGTGGCGCCGACGTCGGAGGGTTGGTTGCTTCACGGCAAAGAGTGTAG
- the LOC106382878 gene encoding LMBR1 domain-containing protein 2 homolog A-like isoform X2, giving the protein MNNNNKKKGIERGSFLQHPNRTEIEPNHRGKKEKRRKTSGQSVVSMWVFYLISLPLTLGLVVSTLRYFAGPEIPRYVLITVGYTWFCSVSVIILAPADIWTTLSLPPNHPENGAISFLWSWSYWSTFLLTWAVVPLIQGFEDAGDFTVSERLKTSVHVNLVFYLVLGFIGLLGLILLIMLHRNWTGSILGYAMACSNTFGLVTGAFLLGFGLSEIPKTLWRNADWTTRQKVLSHKIAKIAVRLDNAHQELSNAIVVAQATSTQMSKRDPMRPYMNVIDAMLAKMFREDPSFKPQGGQLGENDMDYDTDEKSMATLRRHLRNAKDEYYRYKSEYLTYVTEALVLEDTMKNYERRDSTGWKYISSFRASRTGKLGNLLDTLEFIWRCILKKQIQVVLAVVTGIMSAAILLAEATLLLSKLDLSLFSILIRFVKSDELLVQAFAFVPLVYMCICTYYSLFKIGMLMIYSLTPRQTSSVNLLMICSMIARYAPPISYNFINLIQLHSETIFEKKMGRIDDAVPIFGQRFNEIYPLIMVIYTLLVASNFFDRIFSYFGSWKRFKFQTETDDMDGFDPSGLMILKKERTWLEEGQKVGEHVLPLARNFHDADDIEPGSNFSENSSLEMKMSSSYDMDTTKGSSSNDDMSRKYGSAREAITNKYAAIREQQNRHSPSPKPEKMASAKVSLLETETSSGPSSGPPGEVPSSRLASTWRNMKQGIQSFKENVATKKFLPLRQGPETTTIANTSSGVMPSSRPQSLDEIFQRLKNRSEEHGHYLEDDDEV; this is encoded by the exons atgaataataataataaaaaaaaaggaatagaGCGTGGAAGCTTTCTTCAacatccgaaccgaaccgagatcGAACCCAACCAccgaggaaaaaaagaaaagagaaggaaGACGAGTGg GCAATCTGTAGTGTCGATGTGGGTGTTCTACTTGATCTCGTTGCCGCTAACCCTAGGATTAGTAGTTTCCACGCTCCGTTACTTCGCCGGACCTGAGATTCCTCGCTACGTTCTCATCACCGTCGGTTACACCTGGTTCTGCTCCGTCTCCGTCATCATCCTCGCCCCCGCCGACATCTGGACG ACACTGTCTTTGCCACCTAATCATCCTGAGAATGGTGCTATTTCCTTCTTGTGGAGTTGGTCTTACTGGAGTACCTTTCTTCTCACCTG GGCTGTGGTGCCACTTATTCAGGGTTTCGAAGATGCTGGTGACTTTACCGTCTCGGAGAGGCTCAAGACTAGCGTTCATGTCAACTTAGTTTTCTATCTTGTTCTCGGCTTCATTGGTCTTCTCGGTCTTATCCTTCTCATCATGCTCCACAGGAACTG GACAGGAAGCATTCTTGGTTATGCTATGGCTTGCTCAAATACCTTTGGGCTGGTCACTGGTGCATTCCTTCTTGGCTTTGGCTTGAGCGAAATTCCTAAGACCCTTTGGAGGAATGCAGACTGGACCACCCGCCAAAAAGTTCTCTCCCACAAAATTGCCAAAATTGCTGTGAGACTTGATAATGCACATCAAGAACTCTCAAATGCGATTGTA GTTGCTCAAGCGACTTCTACTCAAATGTCCAAGCGTGATCCTATGAGACCATACATGAATGTTATAGATGCTATGCTGGCTAAGATG TTCAGGGAAGACCCATCATTTAAGCCCCAAGGTGGTCAATTGGGTGAAAACGATATGGACTATGATACAGATGAGAAATCTATGGCAACATTAAGGCGGCACCTTCGAAATGCTAAAGATGAATATTATAGATATAAAAG TGAGTATCTGACGTATGTTACAGAGGCCCTTGTTCTTGAAGACACAATGAAGAACTATGAACGGCGTGATTCAACTGGATG GAAATATATTTCGAGCTTCAGAGCCAGTAGGACTGGAAAATTAGGGAATCTTCTTGATACATTGG AGTTTATCTGGAGGTGTATACTGAAGAAGCAGATTCAAGTGGTGTTGGCAGTAGTTACAGGGATTATGTCAGCTGCAATTCTTTTAGCTGAAGCAACTCTCCTCCTTAGTAAACTGGACTTGTCCCTCTTCTCAATCCTTATTAGGTTTGTAAAATCCGATGAACTGCTAGTGCAG GCGTTTGCTTTTGTACCTTTGGTATATATGTGCATCTGTACATATTATTCACTCTTCAAAATTGGGATGCTGATGATCTATTCCTTGACTCCTCGACAAACAAGTTCTGTTAATCTACTAATGATTTGCTC GATGATTGCTCGATATGCGCCCCCAATATCTTACAACTTTATTAATCTCATTCAACTTCATTCCGAGACTATATTTGAGAAG AAAATGGGTAGAATCGATGACGCTGTCCCTATATTTGGACAACGGTTCAATGAAATCTATCCACTCATAATGGTTATCTACACATTGCTAGTTGCAAGCAACTTCTTTGATCGCATCTTTAGCTACTTCGGTAGCTGgaaaagatttaaatttcaaacgGAGACCGATGATATGGACGGCTTTGATCCTTCAGGGTTGATGATTTTGAAGAAAG AACGGACATGGCTTGAAGAAGGACAAAAGGTAGGCGAGCATGTTCTTCCACTAGCAAGGAACTTCCACGATGCTGATGACATTGAACCAGGAAGCAACTTCTCT GAAAACTCTTCACTTGAAATGAAGATGTCATCAAGCTATGACATGGATACAACAAAAGGAAGTTCATCGAACGACGACATGTCACGTAAATACGGATCAGCTAGAGAAGCAATCACTAACAAATACGCAGCCATTAGAGAACAGCAGAACAGACACTCGCCATCTCCAAAGCCAGAGAAGATGGCTTCAGCGAAAGTGTCTTTACTTGAAACAGAGACTTCATCAGGTCCAAGTAGTGGTCCACCAGGAGAGGTGCCCTCTTCTCGCTTGGCTTCGACATGGAGGAACATGAAACAAGGAATCCAGAGTTTTAAAGAGAATGTAGCTACCAAGAAGTTTCTTCCACTAAGGCAAGGTCCAGAAACAACAACAATAGCCAACACAAGCTCAGGAGTGATGCCGTCGTCGAGGCCGCAGTCTCTAGATGAGATATTCCAGAGACTGAAGAACCGGTCAGAAGAACATGGACACTaccttgaagatgatgatgaagtttAA
- the LOC106382878 gene encoding LMBR1 domain-containing protein 2 homolog A-like isoform X1 produces MWVFYLISLPLTLGLVVSTLRYFAGPEIPRYVLITVGYTWFCSVSVIILAPADIWTTLSLPPNHPENGAISFLWSWSYWSTFLLTWAVVPLIQGFEDAGDFTVSERLKTSVHVNLVFYLVLGFIGLLGLILLIMLHRNWTGSILGYAMACSNTFGLVTGAFLLGFGLSEIPKTLWRNADWTTRQKVLSHKIAKIAVRLDNAHQELSNAIVVAQATSTQMSKRDPMRPYMNVIDAMLAKMFREDPSFKPQGGQLGENDMDYDTDEKSMATLRRHLRNAKDEYYRYKSEYLTYVTEALVLEDTMKNYERRDSTGWKYISSFRASRTGKLGNLLDTLEFIWRCILKKQIQVVLAVVTGIMSAAILLAEATLLLSKLDLSLFSILIRFVKSDELLVQAFAFVPLVYMCICTYYSLFKIGMLMIYSLTPRQTSSVNLLMICSMIARYAPPISYNFINLIQLHSETIFEKKMGRIDDAVPIFGQRFNEIYPLIMVIYTLLVASNFFDRIFSYFGSWKRFKFQTETDDMDGFDPSGLMILKKERTWLEEGQKVGEHVLPLARNFHDADDIEPGSNFSENSSLEMKMSSSYDMDTTKGSSSNDDMSRKYGSAREAITNKYAAIREQQNRHSPSPKPEKMASAKVSLLETETSSGPSSGPPGEVPSSRLASTWRNMKQGIQSFKENVATKKFLPLRQGPETTTIANTSSGVMPSSRPQSLDEIFQRLKNRSEEHGHYLEDDDEV; encoded by the exons ATGTGGGTGTTCTACTTGATCTCGTTGCCGCTAACCCTAGGATTAGTAGTTTCCACGCTCCGTTACTTCGCCGGACCTGAGATTCCTCGCTACGTTCTCATCACCGTCGGTTACACCTGGTTCTGCTCCGTCTCCGTCATCATCCTCGCCCCCGCCGACATCTGGACG ACACTGTCTTTGCCACCTAATCATCCTGAGAATGGTGCTATTTCCTTCTTGTGGAGTTGGTCTTACTGGAGTACCTTTCTTCTCACCTG GGCTGTGGTGCCACTTATTCAGGGTTTCGAAGATGCTGGTGACTTTACCGTCTCGGAGAGGCTCAAGACTAGCGTTCATGTCAACTTAGTTTTCTATCTTGTTCTCGGCTTCATTGGTCTTCTCGGTCTTATCCTTCTCATCATGCTCCACAGGAACTG GACAGGAAGCATTCTTGGTTATGCTATGGCTTGCTCAAATACCTTTGGGCTGGTCACTGGTGCATTCCTTCTTGGCTTTGGCTTGAGCGAAATTCCTAAGACCCTTTGGAGGAATGCAGACTGGACCACCCGCCAAAAAGTTCTCTCCCACAAAATTGCCAAAATTGCTGTGAGACTTGATAATGCACATCAAGAACTCTCAAATGCGATTGTA GTTGCTCAAGCGACTTCTACTCAAATGTCCAAGCGTGATCCTATGAGACCATACATGAATGTTATAGATGCTATGCTGGCTAAGATG TTCAGGGAAGACCCATCATTTAAGCCCCAAGGTGGTCAATTGGGTGAAAACGATATGGACTATGATACAGATGAGAAATCTATGGCAACATTAAGGCGGCACCTTCGAAATGCTAAAGATGAATATTATAGATATAAAAG TGAGTATCTGACGTATGTTACAGAGGCCCTTGTTCTTGAAGACACAATGAAGAACTATGAACGGCGTGATTCAACTGGATG GAAATATATTTCGAGCTTCAGAGCCAGTAGGACTGGAAAATTAGGGAATCTTCTTGATACATTGG AGTTTATCTGGAGGTGTATACTGAAGAAGCAGATTCAAGTGGTGTTGGCAGTAGTTACAGGGATTATGTCAGCTGCAATTCTTTTAGCTGAAGCAACTCTCCTCCTTAGTAAACTGGACTTGTCCCTCTTCTCAATCCTTATTAGGTTTGTAAAATCCGATGAACTGCTAGTGCAG GCGTTTGCTTTTGTACCTTTGGTATATATGTGCATCTGTACATATTATTCACTCTTCAAAATTGGGATGCTGATGATCTATTCCTTGACTCCTCGACAAACAAGTTCTGTTAATCTACTAATGATTTGCTC GATGATTGCTCGATATGCGCCCCCAATATCTTACAACTTTATTAATCTCATTCAACTTCATTCCGAGACTATATTTGAGAAG AAAATGGGTAGAATCGATGACGCTGTCCCTATATTTGGACAACGGTTCAATGAAATCTATCCACTCATAATGGTTATCTACACATTGCTAGTTGCAAGCAACTTCTTTGATCGCATCTTTAGCTACTTCGGTAGCTGgaaaagatttaaatttcaaacgGAGACCGATGATATGGACGGCTTTGATCCTTCAGGGTTGATGATTTTGAAGAAAG AACGGACATGGCTTGAAGAAGGACAAAAGGTAGGCGAGCATGTTCTTCCACTAGCAAGGAACTTCCACGATGCTGATGACATTGAACCAGGAAGCAACTTCTCT GAAAACTCTTCACTTGAAATGAAGATGTCATCAAGCTATGACATGGATACAACAAAAGGAAGTTCATCGAACGACGACATGTCACGTAAATACGGATCAGCTAGAGAAGCAATCACTAACAAATACGCAGCCATTAGAGAACAGCAGAACAGACACTCGCCATCTCCAAAGCCAGAGAAGATGGCTTCAGCGAAAGTGTCTTTACTTGAAACAGAGACTTCATCAGGTCCAAGTAGTGGTCCACCAGGAGAGGTGCCCTCTTCTCGCTTGGCTTCGACATGGAGGAACATGAAACAAGGAATCCAGAGTTTTAAAGAGAATGTAGCTACCAAGAAGTTTCTTCCACTAAGGCAAGGTCCAGAAACAACAACAATAGCCAACACAAGCTCAGGAGTGATGCCGTCGTCGAGGCCGCAGTCTCTAGATGAGATATTCCAGAGACTGAAGAACCGGTCAGAAGAACATGGACACTaccttgaagatgatgatgaagtttAA